A section of the Hippea sp. KM1 genome encodes:
- the rpsB gene encoding 30S ribosomal protein S2, with protein sequence MSYVTMKELLEAGVHFGHQTKRWNPKMKPFIFAARKDIHIIDLQKTIVYFDRAYEFLEDLAAQGKTVLFVCTKKQGKEEIKEAAQSCGMPYVNEKWLGGLLTNFATIQKSIEKLQRLEEMEESGEIEAYTKKEQKILRKRKEKLQKYLEGIRQMANLPDALLIIDVKREELAVKEANKLGIPIVALVDTNCDPDPIDYVIPGNDDAIRSIKLVASRLAEAIKNGQARYEKELELKQEEEAFEEGREEKLQAEEEEEE encoded by the coding sequence ATGTCTTATGTTACGATGAAGGAGCTTTTAGAGGCCGGCGTCCATTTTGGTCATCAGACCAAGCGCTGGAATCCGAAGATGAAGCCGTTTATCTTCGCCGCAAGGAAGGATATCCACATCATCGACCTTCAAAAGACCATTGTCTATTTCGACAGGGCCTATGAGTTTTTGGAGGATTTGGCTGCTCAAGGCAAGACGGTTCTGTTTGTCTGCACCAAGAAGCAGGGCAAGGAGGAGATCAAAGAGGCGGCCCAATCCTGCGGTATGCCGTATGTTAACGAGAAGTGGCTCGGTGGTCTGCTTACCAACTTTGCCACGATTCAAAAGAGCATAGAGAAGCTGCAGAGATTGGAGGAGATGGAGGAAAGCGGAGAGATAGAGGCATACACCAAAAAGGAGCAGAAGATCTTAAGAAAAAGGAAGGAGAAGCTTCAGAAATACTTAGAGGGTATAAGGCAGATGGCCAACCTGCCCGATGCATTGCTCATCATCGATGTTAAGAGGGAGGAGTTGGCCGTTAAGGAGGCCAACAAGTTAGGTATACCCATTGTTGCTTTGGTGGATACAAACTGCGATCCAGACCCGATTGACTATGTGATTCCCGGAAACGATGATGCTATAAGGTCTATAAAGCTTGTTGCAAGCAGGCTTGCTGAGGCCATCAAGAACGGACAGGCGAGGTATGAGAAGGAGCTTGAACTGAAACAGGAAGAGGAGGCCTTTGAGGAAGGCAGGGAAGAGAAATTACAGGCAGAAGAGGAGGAAGAGGAGTAA
- a CDS encoding lytic transglycosylase domain-containing protein — MASVFFLLGGECLGGLVALKDKSGKVVYTNITRGVFFRAAFKSGYSKSKVLQLIEDAAKRYGVDSALVKAIAKIESDYNPMATSSKSAKGVMQLMDKTAKFYGVEDPYDVEQNIKGGVLFLKHLIEKYHDVRLVAAAYNAGETAVDRYKGIPPYAETRRYVEKFLRVYKGGYRLAVKHRYTHRSFRRIVYKNGVFTNLKAGLW, encoded by the coding sequence TTGGCCTCTGTTTTCTTTCTTTTAGGCGGTGAATGTCTGGGCGGTTTGGTGGCCTTGAAGGATAAAAGCGGCAAGGTGGTGTATACAAACATCACACGAGGCGTGTTCTTCAGAGCGGCGTTCAAAAGCGGCTATTCAAAGTCAAAGGTTTTGCAATTAATAGAGGATGCGGCTAAGCGTTACGGGGTTGACTCGGCCCTGGTTAAGGCCATAGCGAAGATTGAGTCTGATTACAACCCTATGGCCACATCAAGCAAGAGCGCAAAGGGTGTTATGCAGTTGATGGATAAGACAGCTAAGTTTTACGGTGTTGAGGATCCATACGATGTTGAACAGAACATCAAAGGAGGGGTTCTATTCCTTAAGCATTTGATAGAGAAATACCATGATGTCAGGCTTGTGGCAGCGGCCTATAACGCCGGTGAGACCGCGGTTGATAGGTATAAGGGCATACCGCCCTATGCAGAAACAAGGCGTTATGTGGAGAAGTTTTTAAGGGTCTATAAGGGTGGGTATAGGTTGGCTGTAAAACACAGATATACCCATAGAAGCTTTAGAAGGATCGTTTACAAGAACGGCGTTTTTACGAATCTAAAGGCTGGCTTATGGTAA
- the pgsA gene encoding CDP-diacylglycerol--glycerol-3-phosphate 3-phosphatidyltransferase, translating into MVRHLPNILSIFRVFDLIIVVLFLERGYRIWAFVFFVIGVLSDVLDGHIARKSKAITKIGKILDPLADKVLVVGILIALIRIMDIPYWMVIVIVFREFAVTGLRVVAASESVVISANVWGKLKTTSQFVALGLLILGYREIGVYMLFLAVVMTLISGYVYYREYFKDRDVFA; encoded by the coding sequence ATGGTAAGGCATCTGCCCAATATTCTGTCGATATTCAGGGTGTTTGATTTGATAATAGTGGTGCTTTTTCTTGAAAGGGGCTATCGCATCTGGGCGTTTGTGTTCTTTGTTATAGGTGTTTTAAGCGATGTCTTGGATGGGCATATTGCAAGGAAAAGCAAGGCCATTACGAAGATAGGAAAGATACTGGATCCCTTGGCCGATAAGGTGTTGGTTGTTGGCATATTGATTGCCTTGATAAGAATCATGGACATTCCGTACTGGATGGTGATAGTAATTGTTTTCAGGGAGTTTGCCGTTACCGGTTTAAGGGTTGTTGCTGCAAGCGAGAGCGTGGTTATATCGGCCAATGTGTGGGGCAAGCTTAAAACAACAAGCCAGTTTGTTGCACTGGGTTTGCTTATTCTGGGTTATAGAGAGATAGGCGTGTATATGCTGTTTTTGGCCGTTGTAATGACGCTTATATCCGGATATGTATATTACAGGGAGTATTTTAAGGATAGGGATGTCTTCGCTTAA
- the frr gene encoding ribosome recycling factor yields the protein MEESLDKVIGQMKDEMKKTISSYKKYLTTVKTGRAHVAVFENIKVESYGQQMQLKQLATISTPDATTVVIQPWDTSIIKEIEKAILKANLGFTPQNDGKTVKISIPPMTEEDRKKVVKLLKQESENYKVALRNARKKALKTIKDMEKDKIISEDESKRAEKEVKKILDENSKKLDELMGSKEKEILNL from the coding sequence ATGGAGGAGAGTTTAGATAAGGTTATAGGTCAGATGAAGGATGAGATGAAAAAGACCATTAGCTCGTATAAAAAGTATCTGACGACGGTTAAGACCGGAAGGGCGCATGTTGCCGTATTTGAGAATATAAAGGTGGAAAGCTATGGGCAGCAGATGCAACTGAAGCAGCTTGCGACTATATCAACGCCGGATGCCACAACCGTCGTTATACAGCCGTGGGATACATCGATTATAAAGGAGATCGAGAAGGCTATTTTGAAGGCCAATTTGGGATTCACGCCGCAGAATGATGGCAAAACGGTAAAGATAAGCATACCACCTATGACCGAAGAGGACAGGAAGAAGGTGGTAAAGCTTCTGAAGCAGGAGAGTGAGAATTACAAGGTTGCCCTAAGGAACGCAAGGAAGAAGGCGTTAAAGACCATAAAGGATATGGAGAAAGATAAGATTATATCGGAGGATGAATCCAAGAGGGCCGAAAAAGAGGTTAAGAAGATACTTGATGAGAACTCCAAGAAGCTCGATGAGTTGATGGGCAGCAAAGAGAAAGAGATACTCAATCTGTGA
- the tsf gene encoding translation elongation factor Ts, with protein MANITAAMVKELRERTGAGMMACKKALQETDGDIEKAIDKLREMGLAQAAKKAGREANEGKVASYIHAGGKIGVLVEVNCETDFVANTDDFNRLCKDIAMHIAAAAPEYVKREDVPEDVINKEKEIMKEQLRQEGKPENILDKIVEGKIEKFYEQVCLLEQPFIKDDSMKIKDLVQNAIAKMGENIVVRRFARFKIGE; from the coding sequence ATGGCTAACATAACAGCTGCGATGGTTAAGGAGTTAAGGGAGAGAACGGGTGCGGGCATGATGGCCTGCAAGAAGGCGCTTCAGGAGACAGACGGCGATATAGAGAAGGCTATAGATAAGCTCAGAGAGATGGGTCTGGCCCAGGCGGCAAAGAAGGCAGGAAGAGAGGCCAATGAGGGTAAGGTTGCAAGCTATATACACGCAGGCGGAAAGATAGGCGTTCTGGTTGAGGTTAACTGCGAGACCGATTTTGTTGCCAATACGGACGATTTCAACAGGTTGTGCAAGGATATAGCCATGCATATAGCCGCTGCTGCCCCTGAGTATGTAAAAAGGGAGGATGTGCCTGAGGATGTTATCAACAAAGAGAAGGAGATCATGAAGGAGCAGCTGAGGCAGGAGGGCAAACCTGAGAATATTTTGGATAAGATCGTTGAGGGTAAGATAGAGAAGTTCTATGAGCAGGTGTGTCTGCTTGAGCAGCCCTTCATCAAGGATGACAGCATGAAGATTAAAGACCTTGTGCAGAATGCTATAGCCAAGATGGGTGAGAATATAGTCGTAAGAAGGTTTGCACGCTTTAAGATAGGTGAGTAA
- a CDS encoding tetratricopeptide repeat protein, producing the protein MRRINRFVLVVLVVFGFYQSACAGLSQRVVYHYTAGYLAFFKGDFKNASKHMWAVFPLVKSRDFFNELSDVLIYRGDYYKAARVLRKAISIYKNDKEFYYKLFDVYTILRDKKKAEELMAVIQKRFENQPRTLKGMAFMYIKNGEYEKAYPKLKEYLKLKPNDPAALYYLGEVCLKLKKMECARDALKKAYGLAPNNLRIAFSLASIYEKEHNYKGAVGIYDKLPKTHFIWYFMGNDYYLMGDYKKSFEGFEKAFGLSKRVDYLEKLMFVGIRAGMFDRVRGYCDDFSDLVHESDRLKLFCGIAYRDNCTRAFGYLDKINPKVAFFDEVVYVKIDCLVKQKDWDKLKTLIDSYDKLDYYLYASSALVRHKMCKEALGLLSVALDRFKDQSKRAKLYFYRGDIYYDCLKKRDKAIEDLKSSLRLNPKDARVLNYLGYLYIDEDIDAARGVKLVEKALEIDKDNPYYLDSLGWGYYKLGEYKKAEEFLKRAIELFGHDRESLLISLKHLARVYIKQKEKDKAVETLKKARDISPNDKEVNKLLEELR; encoded by the coding sequence ATGCGAAGGATAAATAGGTTTGTTTTGGTTGTCCTTGTCGTTTTTGGTTTCTATCAGTCGGCCTGTGCAGGTTTGAGTCAGAGGGTTGTCTATCACTACACGGCAGGGTATCTGGCGTTTTTTAAAGGCGATTTTAAGAATGCATCAAAACATATGTGGGCTGTATTTCCCCTTGTTAAGTCGAGGGATTTCTTCAACGAGCTTTCCGATGTGCTGATATACCGTGGCGATTATTACAAGGCCGCCAGGGTGTTAAGGAAGGCCATATCCATTTACAAAAACGACAAGGAGTTTTATTACAAGCTCTTCGATGTTTACACCATCTTAAGGGATAAGAAGAAGGCTGAGGAGTTGATGGCGGTCATACAGAAACGGTTTGAGAATCAGCCCAGAACATTAAAGGGTATGGCTTTTATGTATATAAAGAACGGCGAGTATGAAAAGGCCTATCCAAAGCTTAAGGAGTATTTGAAGCTAAAGCCCAACGATCCTGCGGCTTTGTATTATTTGGGTGAGGTTTGTTTGAAACTTAAGAAGATGGAGTGTGCAAGGGATGCCCTAAAGAAGGCCTATGGCCTTGCGCCCAATAATTTGAGGATAGCCTTTTCGCTGGCGAGTATTTATGAGAAGGAACATAACTATAAAGGGGCTGTTGGGATTTACGATAAGCTTCCCAAAACCCACTTCATCTGGTATTTCATGGGAAACGATTATTACCTGATGGGGGATTATAAAAAGTCGTTTGAGGGTTTTGAGAAGGCCTTTGGATTGTCAAAGAGGGTGGACTATTTAGAGAAGTTGATGTTTGTCGGCATCAGAGCCGGCATGTTTGACAGGGTTAGGGGTTATTGCGATGATTTTTCCGATCTGGTTCATGAGTCGGATAGATTGAAGCTGTTTTGCGGGATAGCCTATAGGGATAACTGCACCAGGGCCTTTGGGTATCTTGATAAGATAAATCCGAAGGTGGCGTTTTTTGATGAGGTTGTTTATGTTAAGATAGACTGTCTTGTTAAGCAAAAGGATTGGGATAAACTAAAGACGCTCATCGACTCATACGATAAGCTGGATTATTACCTGTATGCCTCATCTGCCCTGGTTCGACATAAGATGTGCAAAGAGGCTTTGGGGCTTTTGTCTGTTGCACTGGATAGGTTTAAAGATCAATCAAAAAGGGCGAAGCTTTACTTCTATCGGGGTGATATATATTACGATTGCCTAAAGAAGAGGGATAAGGCCATAGAGGATCTGAAGAGCTCTTTGAGACTAAACCCCAAGGATGCGAGGGTTTTGAACTATTTGGGGTATCTCTATATCGATGAGGATATTGATGCGGCCAGGGGGGTTAAACTGGTTGAGAAGGCCTTAGAGATAGATAAAGACAACCCGTATTACCTGGATAGCCTCGGATGGGGGTATTACAAGCTTGGTGAATACAAAAAAGCAGAGGAATTTCTAAAAAGGGCCATTGAGTTGTTTGGTCATGATAGGGAATCCTTGCTGATAAGCCTTAAGCATCTGGCCCGGGTTTACATAAAGCAGAAAGAGAAAGATAAAGCCGTTGAGACGCTCAAGAAAGCCAGGGATATATCGCCTAACGATAAGGAGGTAAACAAGCTATTGGAAGAATTAAGATAG
- the pyrH gene encoding UMP kinase: MEKPVFKRILLKLSGEALMGSLSYGICEDTIKEIARQIKEVKELGVDVCTVIGGGNIFRGVKGAAMGMDRASADYMGMLATVINGLALQDALEKMGVQTRVVSAIEMREIAEPYIRRRALRHLEKGRVIIFVAGTGNPYFTTDTAASLRAMEMGADVILKATKVDGVYDKDPMVYADAKRIKTITYIEVLDRNLRVMDSTAISMCMENQMPIIVFSIKQYGALKRIVLGENLGTLVK; encoded by the coding sequence ATGGAAAAGCCTGTTTTTAAAAGAATACTGTTGAAGCTAAGCGGGGAGGCCCTTATGGGCTCCCTTTCCTATGGAATCTGCGAGGACACCATAAAGGAGATAGCCAGGCAGATAAAGGAAGTAAAGGAGTTGGGTGTTGATGTGTGCACCGTTATAGGCGGTGGCAATATTTTCAGAGGCGTTAAAGGTGCAGCCATGGGCATGGATAGGGCCAGCGCCGATTATATGGGCATGCTGGCGACCGTTATCAACGGATTGGCGCTTCAGGATGCTTTGGAGAAAATGGGTGTTCAGACCCGTGTTGTAAGTGCCATAGAGATGAGGGAGATTGCAGAGCCTTACATAAGAAGGAGGGCCTTAAGACACCTTGAAAAGGGAAGGGTTATAATATTTGTGGCTGGCACGGGTAACCCCTATTTTACAACGGATACGGCTGCATCTTTAAGGGCTATGGAAATGGGTGCGGATGTCATATTGAAGGCAACCAAGGTGGACGGTGTTTACGATAAAGACCCCATGGTTTATGCCGATGCAAAAAGGATCAAGACCATCACATACATAGAGGTGCTGGATAGAAACCTAAGGGTTATGGATTCAACGGCTATTTCTATGTGCATGGAAAACCAGATGCCCATCATAGTGTTTAGCATCAAACAATACGGTGCCTTAAAGAGGATAGTGTTGGGTGAGAACTTGGGCACCCTGGTCAAATAG
- the ispG gene encoding flavodoxin-dependent (E)-4-hydroxy-3-methylbut-2-enyl-diphosphate synthase, producing MSLIKRKKTKQIDVGGVKIGGGAPVVVQSMTNTDTRDIEATLKQIERLYMRGCEVVRCAVVDEDAAVALKQIKQKSPIPVIADIHFNYRLALMAVESGVDGLRINPGNIGSFDKVKEILRAAGEYGIPIRVGVNSGSLEKDLLDKYNGPTDDALVESAHRWVRRIEDAGFVNMKVSIKSSDPLSTIICNEKISQLIDYPLHLGVTEAGSSREGIVKSTSALAVLLRQGIGDTIRISLTEPPENEIDVCYELLNALHLRKKRSIDFVSCPTCGRIEIDLLSLVDELKRRLSDIDKPIKVAVMGCVVNALGEAKEADIAIAGGRHFGLIIKEGKIVKKVKEDRLVDEFEAFVREYAKDK from the coding sequence ATGAGCTTGATAAAGAGAAAAAAGACCAAACAGATAGATGTGGGCGGTGTTAAGATAGGCGGTGGTGCGCCTGTTGTTGTTCAATCCATGACCAATACAGACACCCGTGATATAGAGGCCACGCTAAAACAGATAGAAAGGCTCTATATGAGGGGGTGTGAGGTTGTCAGGTGCGCCGTTGTCGATGAGGATGCGGCTGTGGCCTTAAAACAGATAAAACAGAAGAGTCCGATCCCTGTAATTGCCGACATACATTTCAACTATAGATTGGCGCTTATGGCTGTTGAAAGCGGTGTGGATGGTTTGAGGATAAATCCGGGCAATATAGGCTCCTTTGATAAGGTTAAGGAGATCTTGAGGGCTGCTGGAGAATACGGCATCCCCATAAGGGTCGGTGTAAACAGCGGTTCACTGGAGAAGGACCTTTTGGATAAATACAACGGACCTACGGATGATGCTTTGGTTGAAAGCGCCCATAGGTGGGTTAGAAGGATAGAGGATGCAGGCTTTGTCAATATGAAGGTTTCCATAAAATCATCAGATCCCCTATCGACGATTATCTGCAATGAAAAGATATCACAGCTTATAGACTATCCCCTGCATTTGGGCGTGACGGAGGCTGGAAGCTCAAGGGAGGGGATTGTTAAGTCAACCTCGGCTTTAGCTGTTTTACTCAGGCAGGGGATCGGTGATACAATAAGGATATCATTGACTGAACCGCCCGAGAATGAGATAGATGTTTGCTATGAGTTGTTGAATGCACTGCATTTAAGAAAGAAGCGCTCGATAGATTTTGTATCATGTCCCACATGCGGGAGGATCGAGATAGACCTGCTCTCCTTGGTGGATGAGTTAAAAAGGAGGCTATCTGATATAGACAAGCCCATAAAGGTTGCCGTTATGGGGTGTGTGGTTAATGCCCTTGGTGAGGCAAAGGAGGCGGACATAGCCATAGCCGGAGGAAGGCATTTTGGCCTGATTATAAAAGAGGGAAAGATTGTGAAAAAGGTTAAAGAGGATAGGCTTGTTGATGAGTTTGAGGCGTTTGTGAGGGAGTATGCGAAGGATAAATAG
- a CDS encoding phosphatidate cytidylyltransferase, whose translation MIKRIVSASILIPLVVYLVLKADLFYVRLSLFAVEVLAFFEWLSLDGKSFGLKKGAYLLLSAILSLVFLFYSGFFVYALFSVFVISMVISFGSLKEGEVFNDYFYFSGILYVMLYSFGEKLMGFDNGRWLLLLLFVSIWAGDSVAYFCGRSLGRNKLAPTISPKKTVEGALCGVVGGILAGLLFGFAFSVDLYDALLISVVSNITGILGDLAESVVKRFFSRKDSSNLIPGHGGILDRLDSFAFAAFFSYLVIQCKTLLF comes from the coding sequence GTGATAAAGCGGATTGTTTCTGCTTCTATACTCATACCGTTAGTTGTCTATCTGGTATTAAAGGCCGATCTTTTTTATGTTAGATTGAGTCTGTTTGCCGTTGAGGTTTTGGCGTTTTTTGAATGGCTCTCTCTTGATGGTAAATCCTTTGGCCTGAAAAAGGGCGCCTATCTTTTGCTATCTGCCATCTTGAGCCTTGTTTTTTTGTTCTATAGCGGGTTTTTTGTATATGCCCTGTTTTCTGTTTTTGTTATCAGCATGGTTATAAGCTTTGGCTCTCTGAAGGAGGGCGAGGTATTTAACGATTATTTTTACTTCTCGGGCATCCTCTATGTGATGCTGTATTCGTTTGGTGAGAAACTCATGGGATTTGATAACGGCAGATGGCTTCTGCTTTTGCTGTTTGTCTCCATCTGGGCGGGCGATAGCGTTGCATACTTTTGTGGCAGAAGCCTTGGCAGGAATAAGCTTGCACCCACTATAAGCCCTAAAAAGACCGTGGAGGGTGCCCTCTGCGGTGTGGTAGGTGGTATTTTGGCTGGTCTTCTGTTTGGTTTTGCCTTCAGTGTTGACTTGTATGATGCCCTGCTTATATCCGTTGTATCGAATATAACGGGCATTCTTGGCGATTTGGCCGAATCGGTTGTAAAGCGATTTTTCTCAAGGAAGGATTCATCAAACCTGATACCGGGCCACGGTGGTATATTGGATAGGCTTGATAGCTTTGCCTTTGCCGCATTCTTTTCTTATCTGGTGATTCAATGCAAAACCTTGTTGTTTTAG
- the rseP gene encoding RIP metalloprotease RseP, whose amino-acid sequence MSWLWGVVGLVLMVIIHEFGHFIVARLLGVGVERFSVGFGPILFRFKPKQTEYAFSLILLGGYVKLKGESLRDDDANQPDSFVAQPLWKRVLIVFAGPFFNIISAVVFIALAYNIGITTLAPSVGKVMKDSPAQIAGLKKGDVIVAINDKPVKTWKQMARLIRMHPAETIKLTVKRDGKLISIEATPKAERVKDTFGKEVLQGRLGIAPLGDTVKLRYGPIESIQKGVEETIYMTKLIIVGLVKLIERVIPTSEIGGPIMIVDFAGKAASAGLGAFLWFIAIISINLGILNLLPIPVLDGGHLMFYAIEAIRGKPVSEKAQENFQKIGIALLLALMLFAFANDFKRYGVVKFVKHQIEQKK is encoded by the coding sequence ATGAGCTGGCTATGGGGCGTTGTTGGCCTTGTTTTGATGGTCATAATACACGAATTTGGCCACTTTATCGTGGCAAGGCTTTTGGGTGTAGGCGTTGAGAGGTTTTCTGTGGGCTTTGGGCCTATTCTGTTTAGGTTTAAGCCCAAACAGACTGAATATGCCTTCTCCTTGATTTTGCTTGGTGGTTATGTGAAGCTGAAGGGTGAGAGCTTAAGGGATGATGATGCCAATCAGCCCGATTCGTTTGTGGCTCAGCCCTTGTGGAAGAGGGTGTTGATAGTATTTGCCGGTCCGTTTTTTAATATAATTTCGGCTGTGGTTTTTATAGCCCTGGCATACAATATAGGCATAACAACGCTTGCGCCGTCTGTGGGAAAGGTGATGAAGGACTCACCGGCCCAGATAGCAGGCCTCAAAAAAGGTGATGTTATTGTCGCCATAAACGATAAGCCCGTTAAGACATGGAAACAGATGGCAAGGCTCATAAGGATGCATCCTGCTGAAACCATTAAGTTGACTGTAAAAAGGGACGGTAAGCTGATCAGTATTGAGGCAACGCCTAAGGCAGAAAGGGTTAAGGATACCTTTGGTAAGGAGGTTTTGCAGGGGAGGCTGGGTATTGCGCCTTTGGGCGATACGGTTAAGCTAAGATACGGCCCGATTGAGAGTATTCAGAAAGGGGTTGAGGAGACCATATACATGACAAAACTCATAATCGTCGGGCTGGTTAAGTTGATAGAGAGGGTTATACCGACCTCTGAGATTGGTGGCCCCATTATGATAGTGGATTTTGCTGGAAAGGCTGCGTCTGCAGGCCTTGGGGCGTTTCTGTGGTTTATTGCAATAATAAGCATAAACTTAGGCATCTTGAATCTTTTGCCCATACCTGTATTGGATGGTGGGCATTTGATGTTCTATGCCATCGAGGCCATAAGGGGTAAACCGGTCAGCGAGAAGGCGCAGGAGAACTTCCAGAAGATAGGTATAGCGCTGCTGCTGGCCTTGATGTTGTTCGCCTTTGCCAACGATTTTAAAAGATACGGCGTTGTGAAGTTTGTTAAGCACCAGATAGAGCAGAAGAAATGA
- the dxr gene encoding 1-deoxy-D-xylulose-5-phosphate reductoisomerase has translation MQNLVVLGSTGSIGQNTLDIIRNSSGFRVIGLSCNRNVELLKRQIDEFRPLYVCVGEGVDLDGLKLLYPDIRFLRGKEGLVELAGLNEADVVVNALVGVSGLLPSYSALKARKKLALANKESLVVAGRVLSRLAFENGMEIVPIDSEHSAIYQCLEGRDKKSVSKIILTASGGPFWDREGFDGIKPEDALSHPNWDMGKKITIDSATMMNKGFEIIEARWLFDVSADRIDVVVHRQSIIHSAVEFIDGSIIAQIADHDMRIPIAYALTKPKRLNLPFRMDLGSVGSLTFEKPDFERFKTLNFAYEALKDEDKNLGMVLNAADEVAVDEFLRGNIAFKDIFEILEVSLYKFRDRLPEDIFEIDRESERLKQEVLRLIRSDFGGSK, from the coding sequence ATGCAAAACCTTGTTGTTTTAGGCTCAACGGGCTCCATAGGCCAGAATACGCTTGATATAATCAGAAACAGTTCAGGGTTTAGGGTTATAGGGCTTAGCTGTAACAGGAATGTTGAGCTTCTAAAAAGGCAGATTGATGAGTTTAGGCCCCTGTATGTTTGTGTCGGTGAGGGTGTTGATCTGGATGGGCTTAAGCTGCTCTATCCGGATATTCGCTTCTTAAGGGGTAAGGAGGGGCTTGTCGAACTTGCGGGTCTAAATGAGGCCGATGTGGTGGTTAATGCGCTTGTGGGTGTATCGGGCCTTCTTCCAAGCTATTCTGCGTTGAAGGCCAGAAAGAAGCTTGCTTTAGCCAATAAGGAGAGCCTGGTTGTTGCAGGGAGGGTATTGAGTAGGTTGGCCTTTGAGAATGGGATGGAGATTGTGCCGATAGATTCAGAGCATTCGGCCATCTATCAATGCTTGGAGGGCAGGGATAAAAAGAGCGTGTCTAAGATTATACTTACAGCAAGCGGCGGCCCGTTCTGGGATAGGGAGGGCTTTGATGGAATCAAGCCTGAGGATGCACTCTCCCATCCTAATTGGGATATGGGCAAGAAGATCACTATCGATTCGGCCACTATGATGAACAAGGGGTTTGAGATAATAGAGGCCAGATGGTTGTTCGATGTGTCGGCCGATAGGATAGATGTTGTTGTGCACAGGCAGAGCATAATCCATTCTGCCGTTGAGTTTATTGACGGCTCCATTATAGCCCAGATAGCAGACCACGATATGAGAATACCCATTGCCTATGCATTGACCAAGCCCAAAAGGCTTAACCTGCCGTTTAGGATGGATTTGGGCAGTGTAGGATCGTTGACATTTGAGAAGCCGGATTTTGAGAGGTTTAAAACGCTTAATTTTGCCTATGAGGCGTTGAAGGATGAGGATAAGAATTTGGGGATGGTGCTCAATGCAGCCGATGAGGTTGCCGTGGATGAGTTTTTGAGGGGCAACATCGCCTTTAAGGATATATTTGAGATTTTGGAGGTTTCGTTGTATAAATTTAGGGATAGATTGCCTGAGGATATATTTGAGATCGATAGGGAGTCGGAGAGGTTGAAGCAAGAGGTTTTAAGGTTGATTAGAAGTGATTTTGGAGGAAGTAAATGA
- a CDS encoding isoprenyl transferase produces the protein MGENFPYHVAIIMDGNGRWAKQQGKNRTYGHYIGSNVVDRIVEAAIDEGVRYLTLYTFSTENWKRPKSEIRFLMVLLKKQLVKKRDLFLKKNVRFGVIGEIDSFDEQIRENIEGLIEATQNNTGLRVNLALNYGGRYEIVRAARQIAEEVKRGDIDPNQIDEGLFARYLYAHDIPDVDLLIRTGGEKRVSNFLLWQISYAEFVFVDKYWPEFTRDDLRAAIEEFKRRKRRFGGL, from the coding sequence ATGGGGGAGAACTTTCCTTACCATGTTGCCATCATTATGGATGGCAACGGCAGGTGGGCAAAACAGCAGGGCAAGAATAGAACATACGGCCACTATATCGGTTCGAATGTGGTGGATAGGATAGTTGAGGCGGCCATAGATGAGGGTGTTAGGTATCTGACGCTGTATACATTTTCCACAGAGAACTGGAAACGACCAAAAAGCGAGATACGGTTTTTGATGGTTCTGCTTAAAAAGCAGCTTGTAAAAAAAAGGGATCTGTTTTTAAAGAAGAATGTAAGGTTTGGTGTTATAGGCGAGATAGACTCCTTTGATGAGCAGATAAGGGAGAATATAGAAGGATTGATAGAAGCAACGCAAAACAACACCGGTTTAAGGGTTAACCTTGCACTGAATTACGGCGGACGATACGAGATAGTAAGGGCTGCAAGACAAATAGCAGAAGAAGTCAAAAGGGGCGATATAGACCCGAATCAGATAGATGAGGGTCTGTTTGCCAGATACCTTTATGCGCACGACATACCCGATGTTGACCTGCTTATCAGGACCGGTGGGGAAAAGAGGGTAAGCAACTTTTTGTTGTGGCAGATCTCCTATGCCGAGTTTGTATTTGTCGATAAGTATTGGCCTGAGTTTACAAGGGATGACTTAAGGGCTGCTATTGAGGAATTCAAAAGGCGCAAAAGAAGATTTGGCGGGCTGTGA